One Sphingomicrobium sp. XHP0239 DNA segment encodes these proteins:
- a CDS encoding OmpH family outer membrane protein: protein MKNLVIAAGFAAAATLAPQAASAQALPDAKIGVVDVERVISTCNACVTANTQLQQQVQAVQARQNELATPLQAEGQALNTALQALNGAQPDAALQQRAQAFEQQRNTIAREIQQRSAVVDRNRNFVLQQIATALEPAYTQVLNTRRATIIVPLNSTLANAPAVDVTTDVLNELNRTLTTINVNAPAPQQPAQQPAATPQGR from the coding sequence ATGAAAAATCTCGTGATCGCGGCCGGTTTTGCCGCTGCCGCCACTCTTGCCCCGCAGGCTGCCAGCGCCCAGGCGCTCCCCGATGCCAAGATCGGCGTCGTCGACGTCGAACGCGTCATCTCGACCTGCAACGCCTGCGTCACTGCCAACACCCAGCTGCAGCAGCAGGTCCAGGCGGTGCAGGCGCGTCAGAACGAACTCGCCACCCCGCTGCAGGCCGAAGGGCAGGCGCTCAATACGGCACTCCAGGCGCTCAACGGCGCACAGCCGGACGCCGCGCTCCAGCAGCGTGCACAGGCATTCGAACAGCAGCGCAACACGATCGCGCGCGAAATCCAGCAGCGTAGTGCGGTCGTCGACCGTAACCGCAATTTCGTGCTCCAGCAGATCGCGACCGCGCTCGAGCCGGCCTATACGCAGGTTCTGAACACCCGCCGCGCGACGATCATCGTTCCGTTGAACAGCACGCTGGCGAACGCGCCGGCCGTGGACGTGACGACCGATGTTCTCAATGAACTCAACCGCACGTTGACGACGATCAACGTCAACGCGCCCGCGCCGCAGCAGCCGGCGCAGCAGCCCGCCGCGACTCCGCAGGGCCGCTAA
- a CDS encoding FecCD family ABC transporter permease produces the protein MIRWLPLLLLALLATAHLLVPTDLFALDDSIARAILLELRAPRTLLAIGYGATLGISGAALQAVFANPLASPDITGAASGGALGAVAVAHFLAMTTPIALALGGAAGSGLALAGLFAIAGRGADPARLLLAGLAIALAAGAATSLLLALAPSPFAFYDQWRWLMGSLVDRGWPDAASALVPSAICGTILWCDRRAYDLLALGGDVAASYGIDPTSLARRTILLSAIAIGACVAACGAIGFVGLIAPIAARRLVRGHPGRALLPSALLGAALLLGADMLVQAGPPGRPIPIGVVTALIGTPLFIALLMRLGRSPAA, from the coding sequence ATGATCCGCTGGCTTCCCCTTCTCCTTCTCGCGTTGCTGGCGACGGCTCATCTGCTGGTGCCGACCGACCTGTTCGCGCTCGACGACTCCATTGCCCGGGCTATTCTGCTCGAACTGCGAGCGCCGCGGACGTTGCTCGCCATCGGCTATGGCGCAACGCTGGGGATCAGCGGCGCCGCGCTCCAGGCAGTCTTCGCTAACCCCCTCGCCTCCCCCGACATCACCGGCGCAGCGTCGGGTGGTGCGCTGGGGGCGGTCGCGGTCGCGCATTTCCTCGCGATGACGACCCCCATCGCGCTGGCGCTGGGCGGTGCCGCAGGATCGGGCCTCGCGCTCGCGGGCCTCTTCGCGATTGCGGGACGCGGCGCGGATCCGGCGCGGCTCCTCCTGGCGGGACTTGCCATCGCGCTGGCGGCCGGCGCTGCGACATCGCTACTCCTCGCGCTCGCCCCCTCCCCCTTCGCCTTCTACGATCAGTGGCGTTGGCTGATGGGGAGCCTGGTTGATCGGGGGTGGCCCGATGCAGCCTCTGCACTGGTTCCTTCGGCAATATGCGGAACGATCCTGTGGTGCGACCGCCGCGCCTACGATCTGCTCGCTCTCGGCGGCGACGTCGCAGCTTCCTACGGGATTGATCCGACGAGCCTTGCGCGGCGCACGATCCTTCTGTCCGCGATCGCCATCGGTGCCTGTGTCGCCGCGTGCGGTGCGATCGGGTTTGTCGGACTGATCGCGCCGATCGCGGCCCGGCGGCTGGTACGCGGCCATCCGGGACGCGCTCTGCTCCCGTCGGCCCTGCTGGGTGCAGCGCTCCTGCTGGGCGCCGACATGCTTGTGCAAGCGGGCCCTCCCGGACGCCCGATCCCGATCGGGGTCGTGACCGCCCTCATCGGAACGCCGCTTTTCATCGCGCTGCTGATGCGTCTCGGTAGGAGCCCAGCGGCATGA
- a CDS encoding ABC transporter substrate-binding protein, giving the protein MPVSIFASSTAAALRIASLDLCADEFALSFAAPGRVVSVSHLGADPAEFALARRARGLHRNDGTIADIARLKPDVILTSRALPTGGARLARRLGIRIETLRPTTHPREVRAEVRRLAPLLGNRRAAAQWIARFDRMAADPPPPRRALFLGAGGSEVGSLSSAWLAMAGIAPIAIAPGRSRIEQIVRTRPRLILESRYRSGDWHRGGDWRSHPLVANLDAPRYVIDGRAMNCGQVAMLGAIEELKEQRR; this is encoded by the coding sequence ATGCCGGTCTCGATCTTCGCCTCTAGCACCGCTGCCGCCCTGCGGATCGCCAGCCTCGACCTGTGCGCCGACGAATTTGCCCTGAGCTTCGCTGCACCGGGCCGCGTCGTCAGCGTCAGCCACCTCGGCGCCGATCCTGCGGAATTCGCGCTGGCGCGGCGCGCACGGGGATTGCATCGCAACGACGGCACGATCGCCGACATCGCGCGTCTGAAGCCCGACGTCATTCTGACGTCGCGCGCCCTGCCGACGGGCGGTGCACGGCTCGCCCGGCGCCTCGGCATCCGGATCGAGACGCTTCGCCCCACCACTCATCCGCGCGAGGTGCGCGCTGAGGTTCGTCGGCTCGCACCGCTCCTTGGAAATCGCCGCGCCGCCGCGCAGTGGATCGCTCGGTTCGACCGAATGGCCGCCGACCCTCCACCCCCGCGTCGCGCCCTTTTTCTGGGCGCTGGAGGGTCGGAAGTCGGTTCACTCAGTTCGGCGTGGCTGGCGATGGCAGGAATAGCCCCGATCGCCATCGCACCCGGGCGCAGCCGGATCGAGCAGATCGTCCGTACCAGGCCCCGCCTCATCCTCGAAAGCCGCTATCGGTCGGGAGACTGGCACCGCGGCGGCGATTGGAGAAGCCATCCGCTCGTCGCCAACCTCGATGCACCGCGATACGTTATCGACGGCCGGGCGATGAATTGCGGGCAGGTCGCGATGCTCGGCGCGATCGAGGAGCTGAAGGAACAGCGTAGATGA
- the bamA gene encoding outer membrane protein assembly factor BamA, translating to MSRTNRALLVGTILSGCLLASPALAQDIEEVPLPELDVAQEPAQDAATAQPVTPSTAQNPREGTIRSIQVTGTQRIERETVIAYSGLQPGQSYDADSLDAALRNLYDTNLFADVIINGADTGNIVIEIAENPIINRIVLEGNDRISNEDIAAEIRLAPRQIFTREGVRADVDRIIELYTREGRYAAVVEPKIVELDQNRVDLIFEISEGARSQIRSINIIGNEQFSDGKLIKEMFSREAGGILGFLKSNTSYDADRIAADQQALRVFYLTQGYADFRVVSALAELTPDREDFVVTYVVEEGQRYKFGDVDVDSALRDYPESVMRAQVPIQTGDWFDVERAEDVITNLNETAGLLGYAFADITPAYSRNPDDLTMDVTFRTNESRRVYIDRVDITGNVTTRDNVIRREFRLFEGDSFNAAAIQRTENRIKSLGYFQEELEITQTQVADDRVALSVAVEDRPTGQLTFQAGYSSLEQFLLAASIAETNFMGKGQTLNAGVNWSRFSQSVQLGFTEPYLFDRRILFGADLFRQDFSSPGRRLIDGDFETTFNQVRTGGGLRLGFPVTEFLSAGFRYSLSLDEITLDRNIFFTDFDGNGVLDDDECDLLRGGVFCAEQGERLTSLVGYSLAFDNTNGIRASRGWRASFSQDFAGLGGDTRYLRTRGNVSRYFQLPSDFILSLSAEGGYIAPFEDSEIEGLDPIRITDRFFGPQSGFRGFDIRGIGPRVQRIPYLADGSLGEVPEDGRRSSLGGRAYYFGRAEVEIPVSAGIRSFGIRPSVFVDIGSVFDLTEPLTQDILFFCTPVPGTGLNQQIVRPGDTIDDGMGGQMPITSCDDFGEEENSYVFQPGYREVFVGNSSSPRLTAGIGANWISPFGPLRIDLATTILKQDGDEPRVFNFNVGTSF from the coding sequence ATGAGCCGGACGAACAGGGCATTGCTGGTGGGAACGATCCTGTCGGGATGCCTGCTGGCGAGCCCGGCGTTGGCACAGGACATCGAGGAAGTACCGCTTCCCGAACTCGACGTGGCGCAGGAGCCGGCACAGGATGCCGCCACCGCGCAGCCGGTTACGCCTTCGACCGCGCAGAACCCGCGCGAAGGTACGATCCGCTCGATCCAGGTCACCGGCACTCAGCGCATCGAGCGCGAGACGGTGATCGCCTATTCGGGGCTGCAGCCGGGCCAGAGCTACGATGCGGACTCGCTCGATGCGGCGCTGCGCAATCTCTACGATACCAATCTGTTTGCCGACGTCATCATCAACGGTGCAGATACCGGCAACATCGTCATCGAAATCGCCGAAAACCCGATCATCAACCGGATCGTCCTCGAGGGGAACGACCGGATCAGCAACGAGGATATCGCCGCCGAAATCCGTCTCGCGCCGCGCCAGATCTTCACCCGCGAAGGTGTGCGCGCCGACGTGGACCGGATCATCGAACTCTACACCCGCGAAGGTCGCTATGCCGCGGTGGTCGAGCCCAAGATCGTCGAACTGGACCAGAACCGTGTCGACCTGATCTTCGAGATCAGCGAAGGCGCGCGTTCCCAGATCCGCTCGATCAACATCATCGGGAACGAGCAGTTTTCGGACGGCAAGCTTATCAAGGAAATGTTCTCGCGCGAGGCGGGCGGCATTCTGGGCTTTCTCAAGTCCAACACCAGCTACGACGCGGACCGCATCGCGGCGGATCAACAGGCGCTCCGCGTCTTCTACCTGACGCAGGGCTACGCCGATTTCCGTGTTGTCAGCGCGCTTGCCGAACTGACGCCGGACCGCGAGGATTTCGTGGTCACCTACGTCGTCGAGGAAGGACAGCGCTACAAGTTCGGGGACGTGGACGTCGATAGTGCGCTGCGCGACTATCCCGAAAGCGTCATGCGGGCCCAGGTCCCGATCCAGACGGGCGACTGGTTCGACGTCGAGCGCGCCGAAGATGTCATCACCAACCTCAACGAGACCGCGGGTCTTCTGGGCTATGCGTTCGCGGACATCACGCCCGCCTACAGCCGCAACCCCGACGATCTGACGATGGACGTGACGTTCCGCACGAATGAATCGCGCCGCGTCTATATCGATCGGGTCGACATCACCGGCAACGTCACGACGCGCGACAACGTCATCCGCCGCGAATTCCGCCTGTTCGAGGGCGACAGCTTCAACGCCGCTGCGATTCAGCGTACCGAGAACCGCATCAAGAGCCTCGGCTATTTCCAGGAAGAACTGGAAATCACGCAGACGCAGGTCGCCGACGATCGCGTCGCGCTGTCGGTCGCGGTCGAGGACCGCCCGACCGGTCAGCTGACCTTCCAGGCCGGCTATTCGAGCCTCGAGCAGTTCCTGCTCGCCGCCTCGATCGCCGAGACCAATTTCATGGGCAAGGGCCAGACGCTCAACGCCGGCGTCAACTGGTCGCGCTTCTCCCAGTCGGTGCAGCTCGGTTTCACCGAACCCTATCTGTTCGATCGTCGCATCCTGTTCGGCGCCGATCTGTTCCGGCAGGATTTCTCGAGCCCGGGTCGTCGACTGATCGATGGTGACTTCGAGACGACCTTTAACCAGGTTCGTACGGGTGGCGGGCTCCGGCTCGGCTTCCCGGTGACCGAATTCCTGTCGGCGGGCTTCCGCTACAGCCTCAGCCTCGACGAGATTACGCTTGATCGGAACATCTTCTTCACGGACTTCGACGGCAACGGCGTTCTCGACGACGACGAATGCGACCTCCTGCGCGGTGGTGTGTTCTGCGCGGAGCAGGGCGAGCGTCTGACTTCGCTGGTCGGCTACAGCCTCGCGTTCGACAATACCAACGGCATCCGTGCTTCGCGCGGGTGGCGGGCCAGCTTCAGCCAAGACTTCGCCGGGCTCGGAGGCGATACGCGCTATTTGCGTACTCGCGGAAACGTGTCGCGCTATTTCCAGCTGCCCAGCGACTTCATCCTCTCGCTCAGCGCCGAAGGCGGCTATATCGCCCCGTTCGAAGACAGCGAGATCGAAGGGCTGGATCCGATCCGCATCACCGACCGCTTCTTCGGACCGCAGAGCGGTTTTCGCGGGTTCGACATTCGCGGGATCGGGCCGCGTGTTCAGCGCATCCCGTATCTTGCCGACGGGTCGCTGGGCGAAGTGCCCGAAGACGGCCGTCGTTCCTCGCTCGGCGGTCGCGCCTATTATTTCGGGCGTGCGGAAGTGGAAATCCCGGTTTCGGCCGGGATCCGCAGCTTCGGCATTCGTCCGTCGGTCTTCGTCGATATCGGTTCGGTCTTCGATCTTACCGAGCCGCTGACGCAGGATATTCTCTTCTTCTGTACCCCGGTGCCCGGCACCGGCCTCAACCAGCAGATTGTGCGTCCCGGCGACACGATCGACGATGGAATGGGCGGTCAGATGCCGATCACTTCGTGTGACGATTTCGGAGAGGAAGAGAACTCGTACGTCTTCCAGCCGGGATATCGCGAAGTGTTCGTCGGAAACAGTTCCAGCCCGCGCCTGACCGCCGGGATCGGTGCCAACTGGATATCGCCCTTCGGCCCGCTGCGTATCGATCTTGCGACTACCATCCTCAAGCAGGATGGCGACGAGCCGCGTGTCTTCAATTTCAATGTAGGAACTTCTTTTTAA
- a CDS encoding ABC transporter ATP-binding protein, producing the protein MSLVAEKVALPGRLDPCDLRVERGERVALIGPNGSGKTSLLRALAGIDGTALALTVDDEPVRQNSPARRARMIGYLPAARRVDWAIPVADLLRLAPIPVDETRLAGLIDRLALSDFLQRAANALSTGERARVLIARTLATDPHFLLLDEPLANLDPFWVLTIVDLFKEEAGRERGIVVALHDLAQIEGFDRLVLMDKGRIVADAPRAELQQSDRIARLFDLTRGEDGTLRL; encoded by the coding sequence ATGAGCCTCGTCGCTGAAAAAGTCGCCCTGCCCGGTCGTCTCGACCCGTGCGACCTCCGGGTCGAGCGCGGCGAGCGCGTGGCGCTCATCGGCCCCAATGGCAGCGGCAAGACCAGCCTGCTGCGCGCTCTGGCAGGAATTGACGGAACGGCTCTGGCCCTCACGGTCGACGACGAACCGGTGCGTCAGAACAGTCCTGCCCGCCGAGCGCGAATGATCGGCTACCTTCCCGCCGCACGCCGGGTCGACTGGGCGATCCCTGTTGCCGATCTCCTGCGCCTCGCCCCGATACCGGTCGACGAAACACGGCTAGCGGGCCTCATCGACCGGCTTGCGCTCTCCGACTTTCTGCAACGCGCGGCCAACGCCTTGTCGACGGGCGAACGCGCACGGGTGCTGATCGCCCGAACGCTGGCGACCGATCCGCATTTTCTGCTGCTCGACGAACCGCTCGCCAACCTCGACCCCTTCTGGGTGCTGACGATCGTCGATCTGTTCAAAGAGGAAGCGGGGCGCGAACGCGGCATCGTCGTCGCGCTGCACGATCTTGCGCAGATAGAGGGGTTCGACCGGCTCGTTCTGATGGACAAGGGACGGATCGTCGCCGACGCGCCGAGGGCCGAATTGCAGCAAAGCGACCGGATCGCCCGGCTGTTCGACCTCACGCGCGGCGAGGACGGGACCTTGCGTCTCTAG
- the fabZ gene encoding 3-hydroxyacyl-ACP dehydratase FabZ → MDNGGDSAVMGPLDVVRVMAALPHRYPLLLVDRVERLEKNSSIRAVKAVTMNEQFFQGHFPGRPIMPGVLQIEALAQAAGVLAVESLDLAGSGKLVYFMAIEGAKFRKPVEPGCLLHLDAEIVQMRRNICKFAGKASVEGETTCEVNFTAMIADPPDDGRDQG, encoded by the coding sequence ATGGACAACGGGGGCGACAGCGCCGTGATGGGTCCGCTCGATGTCGTGCGGGTCATGGCGGCGCTGCCGCACCGTTATCCTCTTCTGCTCGTCGACCGGGTCGAGCGGCTCGAGAAGAACAGTTCCATCCGTGCGGTGAAGGCCGTGACGATGAACGAGCAGTTCTTCCAGGGGCATTTTCCCGGTCGCCCGATCATGCCCGGCGTCCTCCAGATCGAGGCGTTGGCGCAGGCCGCCGGCGTCCTCGCCGTGGAAAGCCTCGATCTCGCGGGTTCGGGCAAGCTTGTCTATTTCATGGCGATCGAGGGGGCCAAGTTCCGCAAGCCCGTGGAGCCCGGATGCCTGCTTCATCTCGATGCGGAGATCGTGCAGATGCGCCGCAACATCTGCAAGTTCGCCGGAAAGGCTTCGGTCGAGGGCGAGACGACCTGCGAGGTCAATTTCACCGCAATGATCGCCGATCCGCCCGATGACGGACGCGATCAAGGCTAG